From the genome of Aquificaceae bacterium:
CATGGCGTCAATAGGCGGGACTTTTTAAAGTTTGCCACCACCATAACAGGGATTATGGGGCTTTCACCTTCCATGATTCCTGAGGTGGTTAGAGCCTTAGAGACAAAGCCCAGAGTTCCTGTTATCTGGATACACGGTCTTGAGTGCACATGCTGTTCAGAGTCCTTTATAAGGTCTGCAACTCCTCTTGCCTCCGATGTGGTGCTAACCATGATATC
Proteins encoded in this window:
- a CDS encoding twin-arginine translocation signal domain-containing protein, coding for METFWETFKRHGVNRRDFLKFATTITGIMGLSPSMIPEVVRALETKPRVPVIWIHGLECTCCSESFIRSATPLASDVVLTMIS